The Paenibacillus sp. G2S3 region CTTATCAGTCCTCTACTCGTAGCCCAATCCACCCTGAGCGTCGACCAGATTACGGGGTGCATAGTGGTGCTGCATATCCTTCAGCTGGCGATCCGGAAGTTACAAACTTTATTTATAATGTAGACCCTGATCAGTATGATGAAATATTCGTTTTGATTGAGCGTGATGTACCGCATGAGCGAATGAAACCCATGCTTGATATACTGAAGACACTGGCCCGCCATAAAGTGCATCTTATTGTACTAACTCCTGAAGGAAGAAGTGGAGGCCCCCAGTATGAAGGGAACAAGTAATCATAAAGTCATGGATAAAAAAATAGCAGAACCGGTTCCGCTAGGTAGCTATTCACCGTCAGATGTTACGTTTCTGCTCAAGGATCTTAGTGATGTTTCGCTGGAGCTGGCGACGGAAGAGAGGGAGGAGGCTATTCAATCGGGTGTCCATTATTCTGAGATGCTGCCTGTTGAATATCAGCCTACTGAACAGTATATTGACTTGTTTCATGAGACGTTGCAGCAATCGGCTAAGAAGGTTGCTTTAGCTGTTGCCATTGTTTCTGAGATGATTGTCGCAAGAAGAGGGCTAAGTACTGTGCTTGTCTCTTTAGCTAGAGCAGGAACACCTATTGGTATACTGATAAAGCGCTATATAGCAGAGAGATACGAAGTAGATCTACCGCATTATAGTATTTCTATAATTCGGGGCAAAGGGATAGATGAGAATGCGATACTCTACATCCTACAGAAGCATGGACTCGATGCTGATTTGCAGTTTGTGGATGGATGGACAGGAAAAGGGGCTATCCGTGGGGTGCTGATCGATTCTTGCAACACCCTCTATGAGAAGTATGGTATTCGCTTAAATGATGATCTTGCCGTATTGGCTGACCCTGGAAACTGCGCAGGCATGTTTGGGACTAGAGAGGATTATCTCATCCCTAGCGCCTGTTTAAACTCTACCGTTTCAGGGCTGATGAGCCGAACGGTGTTACACGCTGATCTCATTGGTCCTGAGGAATTTCATGGTTCAAAGTTTTATAAGGAGTGGCTGGATGCGGACGAGTCCAATGTATTTATTGATACAATTTGCCCGTATTTCCCTTCCGTGGTAGCAGAAGCGAAGCGCGTTGCCGAACAGATGCTGGAGCATCCGCCAGAAATCACTTGGCAGGGTCTTCGTGATATTCAGAGTATTCAGGAGACTTTTGGCATAGATAACATTAATCTGATAAAGCCAGGAGTCGGTGAAACAACCCGTGTATTACTGCGCAGAGTACCTTGGAAAATTCTTGTCGATACTATGGATAATCCGAATCTAAAGCATATTCTTCTCTTAGCGAAGGACCGGGGTGTTCCTGTTGAGATCTTTCCTGGGATGACGTACTCCTGCTGCGGAATAATTAAGCCGCTGAAGGGGGAGACAGAATGATATATGCTAGTGATCTAGATCGTACTTTGATTTATTCTTTAGGTGCAATAGGTGTGCCGGAGAATACCCCAGGTCTAATTCCGGCGGAAATTATAGAAGGAAAGACGAGATCTTACATTTCGCAGCAAGCATTAAATCAGCTGATGGATCTGAACACACGGATTATTTTCATCCCGGTTACTACGCGTACGATACAACAATATAAGCGTATTAATCTGTTTCAAGAAACGGTCATACCTGACTATGCGGTTACAAGCAATGGGGGAAATATCCTAATCGGTGGAGTTGTCGATAAGGAATGGAGAGAATCAATCGGTAGATTGGTCGCTCGTCATTCTGCTGGGGCTGAAGAGGTTCGATCGTATATCAAGGCGGTTGTACGTGAGGATTGGATCATTAGCGAGAATTATTGTGATGATCTATTCTATTCCTTCATGGTTTATCGGGATCAGTTACCTTTAGATGAAATCACTAATCTATCAGATCGGCTCTACAACCTCGGCTGGAGAGTTTCTTTACAAGGCCGCAAGCTGTACGCTGTGCCGGCTGCCGTGAACAAAAGCGATGCTATACTCCATTTGCGGCGCACCGTTCGCTCTGAACCTATGGTGGCCTCCGGGGATTCACTGCTAGATAAGAGTCTGCTTGAGAGTGCCGACTATGCTATTGCCCCTTGCCATGGTGAAATATTTGCAGAGCAACAGAGTGGTCTTGTAAAATCAAGATATCCATTTACGAAAGAATCAGGTGTATTTGCTGGAGATGAGATTTTGCAGTATGTAAATATGATCTATAATAATCTAACTGCATTGGGAGTGGGGCCACTATGAAAAAGGTAAATATTTATTTCAATCGTTGGTTTTCCGTGGCTTACCATTATATGAATCTCCTTCGCAATAACGAGGATGGTATACCGGTTCAAATCTTTGCAACACATCCGGATATCCGCCATATGTCGCTACAAGGTGCTGATTTTGCTGAAACCGAGCCGGCGCTGGAGGGAAAAGAATATGTTCAGTTTTGCGTAGACTTCTGTCGGCGGAATGAGATCGATGTTTTTATTCCACGGCTGCATATGCTTGATATTGCTTTACATGTTGCAATGTTTGATGCGATTGGTACGAAGGTGCTGGTCTGCAGAGATCTTGACTTGCTGGAGTCTATTATGGACAAAGGTAAATTTTACGAGAATGTTAGAGAACAAGGGATCATGACTATCCCGGATTATCACGTAGTTAGTACAGCGGAGCAATTTAAAGAGGCTTACGAGGATCTTGTTGCCAAAGGGCATCGTGTTTGCTTTAAGCCTACTGAAACAGAAGGCGGGTTAGGCTTCCGTATTATCGACAATACCCGCGATCCTCTTCAAGAGCTTTTTGGGTATGTAACTCCATTGATTACGTTTGATGATGCCTATCGTATTCTTGCAAGCAAAGAGACCTTCCCTGATTTGATGGTGATGGAATTACTGGAGGGTTACGAGTATAGTATAG contains the following coding sequences:
- a CDS encoding cysteine protease StiP family protein, with amino-acid sequence MKGTSNHKVMDKKIAEPVPLGSYSPSDVTFLLKDLSDVSLELATEEREEAIQSGVHYSEMLPVEYQPTEQYIDLFHETLQQSAKKVALAVAIVSEMIVARRGLSTVLVSLARAGTPIGILIKRYIAERYEVDLPHYSISIIRGKGIDENAILYILQKHGLDADLQFVDGWTGKGAIRGVLIDSCNTLYEKYGIRLNDDLAVLADPGNCAGMFGTREDYLIPSACLNSTVSGLMSRTVLHADLIGPEEFHGSKFYKEWLDADESNVFIDTICPYFPSVVAEAKRVAEQMLEHPPEITWQGLRDIQSIQETFGIDNINLIKPGVGETTRVLLRRVPWKILVDTMDNPNLKHILLLAKDRGVPVEIFPGMTYSCCGIIKPLKGETE
- a CDS encoding HAD family hydrolase; amino-acid sequence: MIYASDLDRTLIYSLGAIGVPENTPGLIPAEIIEGKTRSYISQQALNQLMDLNTRIIFIPVTTRTIQQYKRINLFQETVIPDYAVTSNGGNILIGGVVDKEWRESIGRLVARHSAGAEEVRSYIKAVVREDWIISENYCDDLFYSFMVYRDQLPLDEITNLSDRLYNLGWRVSLQGRKLYAVPAAVNKSDAILHLRRTVRSEPMVASGDSLLDKSLLESADYAIAPCHGEIFAEQQSGLVKSRYPFTKESGVFAGDEILQYVNMIYNNLTALGVGPL
- a CDS encoding ATP-grasp domain-containing protein, translating into MKKVNIYFNRWFSVAYHYMNLLRNNEDGIPVQIFATHPDIRHMSLQGADFAETEPALEGKEYVQFCVDFCRRNEIDVFIPRLHMLDIALHVAMFDAIGTKVLVCRDLDLLESIMDKGKFYENVREQGIMTIPDYHVVSTAEQFKEAYEDLVAKGHRVCFKPTETEGGLGFRIIDNTRDPLQELFGYVTPLITFDDAYRILASKETFPDLMVMELLEGYEYSIDCLADENGKLLVAVPRRKVGGRLRLMEHIPELEEIAARVAEVYKIPFNFNIQMKYNGDTPKLLEINPRMSGGLHMSCLSGINFPYLAVKSALGGEVQPMNFEGDVLASHLEQPMIMKINGQSVIPDAVN